In Elaeis guineensis isolate ETL-2024a chromosome 1, EG11, whole genome shotgun sequence, a genomic segment contains:
- the LOC105038311 gene encoding uncharacterized protein, with protein MAEFPPNLDDGELWLPSEIFPDVGVCHHRHRQPVAAGLRSDLSYVDDLAEKLAAFGLLDRSNLLLPAVRRNPHRADRFRFESGPATRFGPMAERETGAGMVYDGFRPPAAAARRVVAGWLPAFPFSPAKPAQVEIFGPERTVVLARQQQVPVQAPLVPVRTGGSGRECGGTGVFLPRVISNEVTAPMKKRSSTKGGGEQRKQPTGIAAMGKQGMAFHQAPPPEMGLPQDWTY; from the exons ATGGCGGAGTTTCCACCGAATCTTGACGACGGCGAGCTCTGGCTGCCGTCGGAGATCTTCCCGGACGTCGGTGTCTGCCACCACCGCCATCGCCAGCCCGTCGCCGCCGGCCTCCGCTCCGACCTTTCCTACGTGGACGACCTCGCCGAGAAGCTCGCTGCCTTCGGCCTCCTCGATCGCAGCAACCTTCTTCTCCCTGCCGTCCGACGCAACCCTCATCGCGCCGAT CGGTTTCGGTTTGAGAGCGGACCCGCTACCCGTTTCGGACCGATGGCGGAGAGGGAGACAGGAGCGGGAATGGTGTACGACGGGTTCCGGCCACCAGCGGCGGCGGCGCGGCGAGTGGTCGCTGGGTGGCTGCCGGCGTTTCCGTTTTCTCCGGCGAAGCCGGCTCAG GTGGAGATATTTGGGCCGGAGAGAACTGTGGTTCTGGCGAGGCAGCAGCAGGTGCCGGTCCAAGCCCCATTGGTTCCGGTCCGGACCGGCGGGTCGGGGAGAGAGTGCGGAGGGACCGGCGTCTTTCTACCTCGGGTGATCAGTAACGAAGTCACGGCTCCAATGAAGAAGAGATCTA GCACCAAAGGTGGAGGAGAGCAGCGGAAGCAGCCCACAGGGATTGCGGCAATGGGGAAGCAAGGAATGGCGTTTCATCAGGCCCCCCCTCCTGAGATGGGTCTGCCTCAGGACTGGACCTACTGA